One Paraburkholderia dioscoreae DNA segment encodes these proteins:
- the tssJ gene encoding type VI secretion system lipoprotein TssJ → MRLFTHVIALALASALTACASSDPKTAKEPIKLELSVVASTGVNPDDQKRAAPIVVRVYELRTDGAFNSADFFSLQDKDKTALAEDLVTRAQFQLRPGESKSIRTRADPATTVVGILAAYRDLPNSVWRAAYPLPPAPDAAWYRRAPKLKLIINLEANAIRITETK, encoded by the coding sequence ATGCGCCTGTTCACCCATGTTATTGCCCTCGCTTTGGCATCCGCGCTGACCGCGTGCGCCAGCAGCGATCCAAAGACAGCGAAGGAACCCATCAAGCTCGAACTGTCCGTTGTGGCGTCCACGGGCGTCAATCCGGACGACCAGAAACGTGCGGCGCCGATCGTCGTACGCGTTTATGAATTGAGAACCGACGGCGCATTCAATTCCGCCGACTTTTTTTCATTGCAGGACAAGGACAAGACCGCCCTCGCGGAGGATCTGGTGACGCGAGCGCAATTCCAGTTGCGGCCGGGCGAGAGCAAATCGATCCGCACGAGAGCCGATCCCGCGACGACCGTCGTCGGGATACTGGCAGCCTACCGGGATCTGCCCAACTCGGTATGGCGCGCGGCCTATCCGCTGCCGCCGGCGCCGGATGCCGCCTGGTATCGCCGCGCGCCCAAACTGAAACTGATCATCAATCTTGAAGCGAACGCAATCAGGATTACCGAGACTAAATAG
- a CDS encoding Hcp family type VI secretion system effector, whose amino-acid sequence MAQDIFLKINGIDGESPDAAHKNEIEVKSWGWRVSQQANMHAGSGGGAGKATVDDLEFEHLVDRASPNLMKYCLTGKHVDQAVLVVRKAGGNPLEFLKITMSDVIVTQVHPSGSNGDDGIREHVRLSFAKVRQEYVVQNAQGGSGGAVTAGYDIKGNKEA is encoded by the coding sequence ATGGCACAAGATATTTTTCTCAAGATCAACGGTATCGACGGAGAATCGCCGGATGCCGCGCACAAGAACGAGATCGAGGTGAAGAGCTGGGGTTGGCGCGTATCCCAGCAAGCGAACATGCATGCCGGCTCAGGCGGCGGCGCGGGAAAGGCCACCGTCGACGACCTCGAGTTCGAGCATCTCGTGGACCGGGCAAGCCCGAACCTGATGAAATACTGCCTGACGGGCAAGCACGTCGACCAGGCTGTGCTGGTGGTACGCAAAGCCGGCGGCAATCCGCTCGAATTTCTGAAGATCACCATGAGCGACGTGATCGTCACCCAGGTTCATCCGTCCGGCAGCAACGGCGACGACGGTATTCGCGAGCACGTTCGCCTTTCGTTTGCGAAGGTCAGGCAGGAATACGTCGTTCAGAACGCACAAGGCGGTAGCGGCGGCGCCGTGACGGCCGGGTACGACATCAAGGGCAACAAGGAGGCTTAA
- the tssH gene encoding type VI secretion system ATPase TssH codes for MTISRQALFGKLGNTLYRSIESATGFCKLRGNPYIELVHWLHQLLQQPDSDLHRIARHCGIEREMLDRDMARALAALPAGASSISDFSHHVELAIERAWVLATLGFGDRRIRSAWLVAALVQTPELRRVLLAISSGFGKLPVEGLNEALLACIDSSPEAAEPPYDNSEFSPAVPGEASHVLPAQSKAVPLEQFCTDLTARAHSGEIDPVVGRELEIRTLIDVLLRRRQNNPLLTGEAGVGKTAVVEGLACAIAAGNVPPRLLGVRLLSLDVGALLAGASMKGEFESRLRGVLEAALKSAVPVILFVDEIHTLIGAGGQAGTGDAANLLKPALARGAIRTIGATTWAEYKRHIEKDAALTRRFQVLQVPQPQEPAAIDMVRGLANTFSRHHGVVVRDQAVRAAVRLSHRYIPSRQLPDKAISLLDTACARVALSQHAPPRELQDARQRVLAARVESELLVAESRIGLDTAGALAAARTRIGELVAVEERIEARWKAQLAAAQALLAARDAALGAAHSAPHTGTNGEVRASPDSLKDLERALTQLQGDAPLVFPEVSEAIVAEVVSDWTGIPVGRMVTDEVAAVQSLPITLEARVIGQPDALRQIGERVQTARAGLTDPKKPLGVFLLAGPSGVGKTETALALAEALYGGEQNLITVNMSEYQEAHTVSGLKGAPPGYVGYGEGGVLTEAVRRRPYSVVLLDEIEKAHRDVHEMFFQVFDKGYMEDGDGRYIDFRNTTILLTSNAGSELTASLCADASLPPDTDSLREALTPVLLNVFPAAFLGRVTVVPYRPLAHESLARIVRLHLDRVVTRMADVHDIALAYSGQVVDYIVGRCLVQETGARVLIGFIEQHVLPRLSALWLDALASKRPIARIEIGVVDASAPPTAALAFPCAYAHATAMPAAAATSPTFSVAQVD; via the coding sequence ATGACGATTTCGCGTCAGGCGCTTTTCGGCAAGCTTGGCAACACGCTGTACAGAAGCATCGAGTCCGCCACCGGCTTCTGCAAGCTGCGCGGCAACCCCTATATCGAGCTTGTGCACTGGCTGCATCAGTTGCTGCAACAACCCGACTCGGACCTGCATCGGATCGCGCGGCATTGCGGTATCGAACGCGAAATGCTCGATCGCGACATGGCCCGCGCGTTGGCCGCGCTACCGGCGGGCGCGAGCTCGATCAGCGATTTCTCGCACCACGTCGAACTGGCAATCGAGCGGGCCTGGGTGCTCGCCACGTTGGGCTTCGGTGACCGGCGTATCCGCAGCGCCTGGCTCGTCGCCGCACTCGTACAGACGCCGGAATTGCGGCGCGTGCTGCTTGCCATTTCGTCGGGGTTCGGCAAGCTACCCGTCGAAGGTCTGAACGAGGCGCTTCTGGCATGCATCGACAGTTCGCCCGAAGCCGCTGAACCACCTTACGACAACAGCGAGTTTTCACCCGCCGTGCCAGGCGAGGCCTCTCATGTGCTGCCTGCGCAATCGAAAGCCGTGCCGCTCGAACAGTTCTGCACGGACCTGACTGCGCGTGCGCACAGCGGCGAAATCGATCCGGTGGTCGGCCGCGAACTGGAGATTCGCACCCTGATCGACGTGCTGCTGCGCCGGCGCCAGAACAATCCGTTGCTGACCGGCGAGGCGGGTGTCGGCAAGACCGCTGTCGTCGAAGGGCTGGCGTGCGCCATCGCCGCCGGCAACGTGCCGCCCAGGCTGCTGGGCGTACGGCTCCTGAGTCTCGACGTGGGCGCGCTGCTGGCCGGTGCCAGCATGAAGGGCGAATTCGAGTCGCGTCTGAGAGGCGTGCTGGAAGCCGCGCTGAAATCAGCCGTACCGGTGATCCTGTTCGTCGACGAAATCCACACGCTGATCGGCGCAGGCGGCCAGGCCGGCACCGGCGACGCGGCCAATCTGCTGAAACCCGCACTCGCGCGCGGGGCGATCCGCACGATCGGGGCAACCACATGGGCGGAGTACAAACGGCACATCGAAAAAGACGCTGCGCTCACACGGCGCTTCCAGGTCCTGCAGGTGCCGCAGCCGCAGGAACCGGCGGCGATCGACATGGTGCGCGGCCTCGCGAACACGTTCTCGCGGCATCACGGCGTGGTCGTGCGCGACCAGGCGGTCCGCGCGGCGGTGAGGCTGTCGCATCGCTACATCCCTTCACGTCAGTTGCCGGACAAGGCAATCAGTCTTCTCGACACGGCGTGCGCGCGAGTCGCGCTTTCGCAGCATGCGCCGCCGCGAGAATTGCAGGACGCGCGTCAACGCGTGCTGGCCGCGCGCGTCGAAAGCGAGTTGCTGGTCGCGGAATCGCGCATCGGGCTCGATACCGCGGGCGCACTGGCGGCGGCCCGAACGCGCATCGGCGAACTCGTCGCAGTCGAAGAGCGCATCGAAGCGCGCTGGAAAGCACAACTCGCGGCGGCGCAGGCCTTGCTCGCCGCTCGTGATGCGGCGCTCGGGGCCGCTCACAGCGCGCCGCACACCGGCACGAACGGTGAGGTACGCGCATCGCCTGATTCGCTCAAAGATCTGGAGCGCGCACTCACGCAATTGCAGGGCGATGCGCCGCTGGTGTTTCCGGAGGTGAGCGAAGCAATCGTCGCCGAAGTGGTATCGGATTGGACCGGCATCCCCGTGGGCCGCATGGTCACCGACGAAGTGGCCGCCGTGCAGTCGCTGCCGATCACGCTCGAAGCGCGCGTGATCGGCCAGCCCGATGCATTGCGTCAGATCGGCGAGCGGGTGCAAACCGCACGCGCCGGACTAACGGATCCGAAGAAGCCTCTCGGCGTATTCCTGCTCGCGGGCCCCTCCGGTGTGGGCAAGACCGAGACGGCGCTCGCACTCGCGGAGGCGCTCTACGGCGGCGAGCAGAACCTGATCACCGTCAATATGAGCGAGTACCAGGAGGCTCATACCGTTTCCGGATTGAAAGGCGCCCCGCCCGGCTATGTCGGTTACGGCGAGGGAGGTGTGCTCACGGAGGCGGTGCGGCGGCGCCCCTATTCCGTGGTGCTGCTTGACGAAATCGAGAAAGCCCATCGCGACGTGCACGAAATGTTCTTCCAGGTCTTCGACAAGGGCTATATGGAAGACGGCGACGGCCGCTACATCGATTTCCGCAACACCACGATCCTGCTCACGAGCAACGCCGGCTCGGAACTGACCGCGAGCCTGTGCGCCGACGCGTCGCTCCCGCCCGATACCGACAGCTTGCGCGAAGCCCTCACGCCCGTGTTGCTCAACGTATTTCCCGCGGCATTTCTCGGCCGCGTCACCGTGGTGCCGTACCGGCCGCTCGCCCATGAATCGCTTGCGCGCATCGTGCGGCTGCATCTGGACCGCGTTGTCACACGCATGGCGGACGTTCACGACATTGCTCTTGCCTACAGCGGGCAAGTGGTCGACTACATCGTCGGCAGGTGCCTTGTTCAGGAAACCGGAGCCCGCGTGCTGATCGGCTTCATCGAACAACACGTGCTGCCGCGTCTTTCCGCGTTATGGCTCGACGCATTGGCGTCGAAGCGGCCCATCGCGCGTATCGAAATCGGCGTAGTCGACGCGAGCGCGCCACCCACTGCTGCACTTGCTTTCCCATGCGCGTATGCGCATGCCACGGCAATGCCGGCGGCAGCCGCAACGTCGCCCACCTTTTCCGTCGCGCAGGTTGACTGA
- a CDS encoding DUF3828 domain-containing protein, translated as MHPALAQNVDSARRFLQGVYGAYTFNGDPPGIEASGSHAIASPSLLQLIRKDRRALKGEAGYLDMDPLCRCQDFDVKTTGIEVRVETHHKATAVVAFTNFKEPRKVELDLLWVRGRWLIDDIRGSDDRRSLRAVLQTEIADLAGK; from the coding sequence ATGCATCCGGCGCTTGCACAAAACGTCGATTCGGCCAGGCGGTTTCTGCAAGGCGTCTATGGCGCCTATACGTTCAATGGCGATCCTCCCGGTATTGAAGCGTCCGGCTCTCACGCCATTGCCTCGCCGTCGCTCCTGCAGTTGATCAGGAAAGATCGGCGCGCCTTGAAGGGAGAGGCCGGCTATCTGGACATGGATCCGCTGTGCCGTTGCCAGGACTTCGACGTGAAAACGACCGGCATCGAGGTCAGGGTGGAGACGCACCACAAGGCAACGGCCGTCGTGGCGTTTACGAACTTCAAGGAGCCGCGGAAGGTGGAGTTAGATCTGCTTTGGGTTCGTGGCAGATGGCTGATCGACGATATCAGGGGCAGCGACGATCGGCGCAGTCTTCGCGCGGTCCTACAGACAGAGATTGCCGATCTGGCCGGAAAGTAG
- the tssC gene encoding type VI secretion system contractile sheath large subunit — protein MAKQQTHAAAADVHTQSDFGHLLNQEFRPKTDQAREAVEHAVQTLAEQALLQSATISDDAYKSIEAIIAQIDRKLSEQINLILHHDEFQKLESAWRGMHHLVSNTETDERLKIRFMDVSKDELRRTMKRYKGIAWDQSPLFKQIYEEEYGQLGGEPYGCLVADYYFDHTPPDVDLLGSIAKVAAAAHTPFISGASPSVLQMESWQELANPRDLTKIFTQNLEYAPWNSLRNSEDARYVGLAMPRFLARLPYGARTNPVEEFDFEEHTNGSDHRRYAWANAAYAMGVNINRSFKLYGWCSLIRGVESGGTVENLPCHSFPTDDGGVDMKCPTEIAISDRREAELSKNGFIPLIHRKNTDHATFIGAQSLQKPAEYYDADATANANLSARLPYLFACSRFAHYLKCIVRDKIGAFKEREEMQRWLNEWVMHYVDADPANSSQETKARRPLAAAEVVVDEVEGNPGYYQAKFFLRPHFQLEGLTVSLRLVAKLPSIKEAA, from the coding sequence ATGGCAAAACAGCAAACACACGCGGCCGCGGCTGACGTACATACCCAATCCGACTTCGGCCATCTGCTCAACCAGGAATTCAGGCCGAAAACCGACCAGGCTCGCGAGGCTGTCGAACACGCCGTGCAGACACTTGCGGAACAGGCCTTGCTGCAATCGGCCACGATCAGCGACGACGCGTACAAGAGCATCGAGGCGATCATCGCGCAGATCGACCGCAAGCTCTCCGAGCAGATCAACCTGATTCTGCACCATGACGAATTCCAGAAACTGGAGTCCGCCTGGCGCGGCATGCATCATCTGGTCTCCAACACCGAAACCGACGAGCGCCTGAAGATCCGCTTCATGGATGTGTCGAAAGACGAGTTGCGGCGCACGATGAAACGCTACAAAGGCATCGCGTGGGATCAGAGCCCGCTCTTCAAGCAGATCTACGAAGAAGAGTACGGCCAGCTCGGCGGCGAGCCTTATGGGTGCCTCGTGGCCGACTACTATTTCGACCATACGCCGCCCGACGTCGATCTGCTCGGCTCGATCGCCAAAGTGGCCGCGGCGGCGCACACGCCGTTCATTTCCGGCGCGTCGCCTTCGGTCCTGCAGATGGAATCGTGGCAGGAGCTCGCCAATCCGCGCGACCTGACCAAGATCTTCACGCAGAACCTCGAATACGCTCCTTGGAACTCGTTGCGCAATAGCGAAGACGCGCGCTATGTCGGCCTCGCCATGCCGCGTTTCCTCGCCCGCCTGCCCTACGGCGCGAGAACCAATCCCGTCGAAGAATTCGATTTCGAGGAGCACACCAACGGCTCCGACCACCGCCGCTATGCATGGGCCAACGCGGCCTATGCAATGGGTGTGAATATCAATCGTTCGTTCAAGCTGTATGGCTGGTGCTCGCTGATCCGCGGCGTCGAATCGGGCGGCACGGTCGAGAACCTGCCGTGCCATTCATTCCCCACCGACGACGGCGGCGTCGACATGAAATGCCCGACCGAGATCGCCATCTCGGACCGGCGCGAGGCCGAGTTGTCGAAGAACGGTTTCATCCCGTTGATCCACCGCAAGAACACCGATCACGCCACTTTTATCGGTGCGCAGTCCTTGCAGAAGCCGGCCGAATACTACGACGCGGACGCCACCGCGAACGCGAATCTGTCCGCGCGTCTGCCGTATCTGTTTGCCTGTTCGCGCTTCGCGCATTACCTCAAGTGCATCGTGCGCGACAAGATCGGCGCATTCAAGGAACGCGAGGAAATGCAGCGCTGGCTGAACGAGTGGGTCATGCATTACGTCGACGCGGACCCCGCCAACTCGTCGCAGGAAACCAAGGCGCGGCGGCCGCTCGCCGCCGCCGAAGTGGTAGTGGACGAAGTGGAAGGCAACCCCGGCTACTACCAGGCGAAGTTCTTTCTGCGCCCGCACTTCCAGCTCGAAGGGCTGACGGTGTCGTTGCGCCTCGTCGCGAAACTGCCGTCCATCAAGGAAGCCGCCTGA
- the tssB gene encoding type VI secretion system contractile sheath small subunit — translation MSVPSSSQKFIALNRAPRVQIEYDVEVYGSEKKVELPFVMGVLSDLSGKPVEALPPVAERGFLDIDIDNFDERMKAIGPRVAFAVPNTLSGDGQMVVDMSFESIEDFSPAAVARKVDSLRQLLEARTQLANLQTYMDGKSGAESLVNRLLQDPALLKSLAATPKPQVAHAAGNAVEPADANS, via the coding sequence ATGTCCGTTCCCAGCAGTTCGCAGAAATTCATCGCGCTCAATCGGGCGCCACGTGTGCAGATCGAGTACGACGTCGAAGTCTACGGCTCCGAGAAGAAGGTCGAATTGCCGTTCGTCATGGGCGTGCTGTCCGACCTCTCCGGCAAGCCCGTCGAAGCGCTGCCGCCGGTCGCCGAGCGCGGTTTCCTCGATATCGATATCGACAATTTCGACGAACGGATGAAGGCAATCGGGCCGCGCGTCGCATTCGCCGTGCCGAACACGCTTTCGGGCGACGGACAGATGGTGGTCGATATGAGCTTCGAGAGCATTGAAGACTTCTCGCCGGCAGCCGTCGCCCGCAAGGTCGATTCGCTGCGGCAACTGCTCGAAGCGCGCACACAGCTCGCCAACCTGCAAACGTATATGGACGGCAAGTCCGGTGCGGAATCGCTCGTCAACAGGCTGCTGCAGGATCCGGCGTTGCTGAAATCGCTGGCGGCCACACCGAAGCCGCAGGTCGCGCACGCCGCCGGCAACGCAGTGGAGCCCGCGGACGCGAACAGCTGA